In Limnohabitans sp. TEGF004, the genomic window AAAGCTGGGGTGGCCGGTGGCGCAGCCCAGGTTCACCAAGCGGCCTTTGGCCAGCAGGGTGATCTTTTTGCCATCAGGGAACTTGATGTGGTCGACCTGCGGCTTGATCTCGTCCCACTCCAGCTTTTCCAGCGACGCGACGTCGATTTCGTTGTCAAAGTGACCGATGTTGCAAACGATGGCTTCGTCTTTCATGGCGGCCATGTGCTCGTAGCGGATCACGTTTTTGTTCCCGGTGGCCGACACGAAAATGTCGCACTTGTCAGCAGCGTATTCCATGGTGACCACTTTGTAGCCTTCCATAGCAGCTTGCAGGGCGTTGATCGGGTCGATCTCGGTCACCCAAACTTGGGCGCTCAGGGCACGCAGGGCTTGGGCAGAACCTTTGCCCACGTCGCCGTAACCGGCCACGCAAGCCACTTTGCCAGCGATCATCACGTCGGTGGCGCGCTTGATGGAGTCCACCAAGGATTCGCGGCAGCCGTACAGGTTGTCGAACTTGCTCTTGGTCACCGAATCGTTCACGTTGATGGCGCGGAACATCAAGCTGCCTTTTGCGGCCATTTCGTTCAGGCGCAACACGCCGGTGGTGGTCTCTTCGGTCACGCCGATGATGTGCGCACCTTTGCGGCTGTACCAAGTGGGGTCCACGGCCAATTTAGCTTTGATGGCGTTGAACAAACATGTTTCTTCTTCGCTGGTGGGGTTGGCAATCAACGAAGCGTCGGTTTCAGCGCGCTTGCCCAAGTGCATCAACAACGTGGCATCGCCGCCGTCGTCCAAGATCATGTTGGGGCCTTCGCCTTGCGAGCCAGCGGCGCCAAATTCAAAAATGCGGTGGGTGTAATCCCAGTACTCAGCCAAGGTTTCGCCTTTGGTGGCGAACACAGGAATGCCAGCTTCGGCAATCGCAGCAGCAGCGTGGTCTTGGGTTGAGAAGATGTTGCAAGAAGCCCAACGCACGTCAGCGCCCAAAGACTTCAAGGTTTCGATCAACACAGCCGTTTGAATGGTCATGTGCAAAGAACCGGTCACGCGAGCACCTTTCAAAGGTTGCGCTTTGGCGAACTCTTCGCGGATGGCCATCAAACCGGGCATTTCGGTTTCGGCGATTTTGATTTCTTTGCGGCCCCAAGCGGCCAAAGACATGTCGGCCACGATGTAATCGGCGGCGGCGTTGGTTTTAAGAACAGCGTTCATTTGTGAGACTCCAATAGTTGGCAAAGCCACTAGCAACGCGCGGTTGGCGTCATCTGGGAGTCCGAAAGAATCTTCGAGGAGCTCACCTCACGTCGACTAGTGGGTGAGCGCGGTTGGCAGTCCGAGCCTCACCTGTGAAATAGCCCCTTGCGGGCCGACAGGCTGCAGCGCTCCTCGGATAGGCAAGATTTTAAACGAACTTCTAAAACCCCTGCTTCGCCACGGCCCCAGCGCTATGATCCCCGCCTTGATTTGCCGTTTTTAGGCACTCCCTTTTTATAGTGACCCCATGAGCTCTTTCCTGAACGAAGTGCGCCGTCGCCGCACCTTTGCCATCATTTCTCACCCCGACGCGGGTAAAACCACGCTGACCGAAAAGCTGTTGCTGTTCTCGGGCGCGATTCAAATCGCGGGCGCCGTCAAAGGCCGCAAAGCCAGCCGCCACGCCACGTCCGATTGGATGGAGATTGAAAAGCAGCGCGGCATTTCGGTCGCCTCGTCGGTGATGCAGATGCTCTATCGCGAGCACGTCATCAACTTGCTCGACACCCCCGGCCACAAAGACTTCTCGGAAGACACCTACCGCGTGCTGACTGCCGTGGACTCGGCATTGATGGTGATTGACGCGGCCAACGGTGTGGAAGCGCAAACCCGCCGCTTGATTGAGGTGTGCCGTCAACGCGACACGCCCATCATCACCTTCGTGAACAAGATGGACCGCGAAGTGCGCGACCCACTCGACATCCTCGACGAAGTGGAGCGCGAACTCGGCATGCCCTGCGT contains:
- the ahcY gene encoding adenosylhomocysteinase, yielding MNAVLKTNAAADYIVADMSLAAWGRKEIKIAETEMPGLMAIREEFAKAQPLKGARVTGSLHMTIQTAVLIETLKSLGADVRWASCNIFSTQDHAAAAIAEAGIPVFATKGETLAEYWDYTHRIFEFGAAGSQGEGPNMILDDGGDATLLMHLGKRAETDASLIANPTSEEETCLFNAIKAKLAVDPTWYSRKGAHIIGVTEETTTGVLRLNEMAAKGSLMFRAINVNDSVTKSKFDNLYGCRESLVDSIKRATDVMIAGKVACVAGYGDVGKGSAQALRALSAQVWVTEIDPINALQAAMEGYKVVTMEYAADKCDIFVSATGNKNVIRYEHMAAMKDEAIVCNIGHFDNEIDVASLEKLEWDEIKPQVDHIKFPDGKKITLLAKGRLVNLGCATGHPSFVMSSSFANQTIAQIELFTKQDEYEVGKVYVLPKHLDEKVARLHLKKVGAMLTELSDEQAAYIGVSKNGPYKADTYRY